A segment of the Leptospirillum ferriphilum genome:
ATCGTTCGAAAAAGGCCATAAAGGCCGATGAACGTTCCAAAAAGAACACCTTCGGGCAATGTCTTTCGGGAAAGGAAAAACAGAATCGAAAAGAGAAGGATCCCTTCCATGGATGCTTCATAGAGTTGAGACGGATGGCGACAGATAGGGCCTCCCATCGGAAATTCCATGCACCATGGAACGTCCGTTGCACGACCGAACAGTTCTCCGTTGATAAAATTTCCCATGCGTCCCATGAAAAGGCCGATCGGGACCGGAAGGACCGCCAGGTCCGCCAGTCGGAGAAAAGGAAGATGACGTCGCCGGCAGAAAAGCCAGCCCGCCACAATGACCCCGAGAAAGCCTCCATGAAAGGACATCCCGCCCTTCCAGACGGCCAGAATATCCAGCGGATGGGAGAGGTAGTAGGAAAGGTTGTACACCAGGACATAGCCGAGGCGTCCCCCCAGAATGACACCCAACGCCGCATAGCTCAGGAGATCATACACACCGTCCTTGTCGAGCGGAAAAGCTTTTTTCCGGACTTCTGCCTTCAGGAGAAAATAGGCCACGAAAAAAGCGACGACGTACATCAGACCGTACCATCGGACTTTCAGTGGTCCCATTTTCAAAAGGACAGGATTGAAATCGGGATAAGGGATCATGGATTCATCCCTGAACCGGGCAATCTCTCAGGCAGAATCGGCATCCCGGATACTTTCCTCCTTTTCAATTTTTTCCAGTTCTTCTTTTTTGCGCTGACAAACAATGCAAAGTTGAGCGAAAGGCATGACTTTCAGCCGCTTTTCCTCAATTTCTCCTCCGCACTCCTCGCAGTAGCCATATGTCCCTTCTCCTAGGCGCTGAAGTGCCTGATGAATGGCTTTCCGCGTTTTGTTGCGCATTTCCAGGAGGGCCAGGTCGACTCCCTCTCCCATGTCGATGGAGGACAGGTCACCCTGGTCCAGGGCTGAATCCAGCCGGTGTTCATTTTCTGGTCCGATCTGACGGGCGAGATGTTGGCGGATATCCCTCTCGACTTCCGTTTGTTTTGATAGGAGAATCTCTCTCAGCCGCTGGTTGCGCTCTTCGCCTTTTACCATCTCTTGCATTCCCTTTCATGTGCCGGAAATCCGGCAGGAGGTTTGACTGAAAACCCCGTCCACCGAAAAATCCTTGCCGGAAGGTTCTCTTGTCGATGACCAGAAGATCCTGCGTTTGATGCGTCGTGTTGACCGCTTCCTGCAAAAAAAGAACGTTCCCGAACCGGCCGCGGAACAGATGACAGGAAAAATGGTTCCTTACAACGTTCTCATCATGACGATTCTCTCGCTTCGAACGAAAGACT
Coding sequences within it:
- the lgt gene encoding prolipoprotein diacylglyceryl transferase, yielding MIPYPDFNPVLLKMGPLKVRWYGLMYVVAFFVAYFLLKAEVRKKAFPLDKDGVYDLLSYAALGVILGGRLGYVLVYNLSYYLSHPLDILAVWKGGMSFHGGFLGVIVAGWLFCRRRHLPFLRLADLAVLPVPIGLFMGRMGNFINGELFGRATDVPWCMEFPMGGPICRHPSQLYEASMEGILLFSILFFLSRKTLPEGVLFGTFIGLYGLFRTIGELFRQPDPQLGFLFGPITMGQVLSVPMILIGAAIVYTRFRVSRSPVENGHLPPSSR
- a CDS encoding TraR/DksA family transcriptional regulator, with product MVKGEERNQRLREILLSKQTEVERDIRQHLARQIGPENEHRLDSALDQGDLSSIDMGEGVDLALLEMRNKTRKAIHQALQRLGEGTYGYCEECGGEIEEKRLKVMPFAQLCIVCQRKKEELEKIEKEESIRDADSA